CATGGACATGGTCGTTAGCGCAGGTGGAGATGGAACCTTGAACTCCATTGCCGCAGGACTGATCGGTACCAAAGTGGCGCTGGGCATAATTCCGTTGGGAAGTGGAAATGGCTATGCACGTTCGTTGGAACTGCCATTAGAACCAACTGAAGCATTGCACCACGCATTTACAGGAACAGCCATGTTGATGGATGTCTGCTACCTCAACGACCACGCATTCCTAGGTGTTGCCGGTATCGGTTTCGATGCACGCGTAGCACACCGGTTCGATAAAAGCAAAGGCCGCGGTATGTGGGGTTACGCGAAGATCATCATCCAAGAAGTAATTGGTGCGAAGCCGATGCAAGTGACCGTACACGCCAATGGCGAACGGATCACTGAGCAAGTGTTGATGGCCGTGTTCTGCAACACGCGTGAATTCGGTAACGGTGCAGTAATAAGTCCTGGATCACGGCCTGACGATGGACTAGCAGAGATCCGATTGGTGCGCAAACCGCCCTTCTTTTCCATGCTGAAGGCCCTGTGGCAGATCTATACGCATAGGGCGGATGACAGTAAGTTCATCCGGAATCTGGTCACTACCGAAGCCACAGTGGTGCAGGACGGAACACTTGCCCATTTGGATGGCGAGCCATTGGACGTGGGCAATGACGTGCGCTTCCGGTTGGAGCCTGGAAGGCTGTGGGTGGTGGTCTAGTTGCGTATTTCAAGGACCAAATCGTGGGCTTGGTTTACGACTTGTGTGACGGATCTGGTAAATGTAAACCGACGTATTTTCTACAATAAATACAACACGATACGGGAACTTTTCCAGTTCAACATAACGAAAGCCATTCTTCTGAAGTTGAAATACAGGGTTCTTGGACAACTGCTCCAGACATGCGTTCAGGGAATCAGCGAAACGTCGACCAAGCCCCTTACTTTGTTGTTCATACCATAAAAATGCCTTTGCAGCTTCGGCCTGTGCCGGCATAGCATCTTCCATTGAAAGGTAGGTATCCAAACCAGCTTTACGTCGCCGATCGATCTCTTGAAGCTCTACTAATTCTTCTTCGGTGAATCCATCAGGTTCGGCAAGCTCACGGTCGAAGACTTGTTTCAAACGATGAAGTAAGCCAGCATCTTGGATAAGAGCGAGACGTTCAAGTAAGTTGAGTTTTAATTCGGAGGTGCTCATTGTGTGTTACTCTCAAACTCAAAGATAGGTGATGCGCAGAAAAAAAACAGAAACTGATGCTCACCACACTGCCGGTGTTTTACACACTTACCTTCACCCTAAAAACGCCCCATCAAACACAAGTCTAGTAACTGGCCCTTCATGGTGAACGATGCGAACTCACGCGATCGGAAACCGCTTAGGAGCCGCCGTCAACAAATTCTCATCAAGCAGCAGCTTCATACAACTTCGTGATCTTTTCCGCTGAGAATAAAGCGCCCACCAGCTCCAATAAACTGGTTGCTTGTTCCTTTGAAACCGACGGAAAGTCGGACAGGAATTCATCCACCGTGATCCCTTTCTCCAAATGACTTATCAGCGAACCCACTGGGACACGCGTGCCTCTGAAAACCGGACAACCTCCAAGTATAGCTTGGTCAACGGTAATCAATTCTTTCGGGTCATGTATCATGGCACTTCCAAAGATACAACAGATCACACTCCGGAGCATCTGCGATGGCAACCTCACCTTGCCTTGGATAACCCCGCTTCCCAACAATCACTACCCTACTGCTTCAACCCCTCCGCTCGCTGCTTCC
This genomic stretch from Flavobacteriales bacterium harbors:
- a CDS encoding type II toxin-antitoxin system RelE/ParE family toxin; amino-acid sequence: MSTSELKLNLLERLALIQDAGLLHRLKQVFDRELAEPDGFTEEELVELQEIDRRRKAGLDTYLSMEDAMPAQAEAAKAFLWYEQQSKGLGRRFADSLNACLEQLSKNPVFQLQKNGFRYVELEKFPYRVVFIVENTSVYIYQIRHTSRKPSPRFGP
- a CDS encoding diacylglycerol kinase family lipid kinase; this translates as MKKALLVINPRSGKGKAPMIEKAAIGIAQEHGYELTVRLVTGHGHGTQFAQEAVSSGMDMVVSAGGDGTLNSIAAGLIGTKVALGIIPLGSGNGYARSLELPLEPTEALHHAFTGTAMLMDVCYLNDHAFLGVAGIGFDARVAHRFDKSKGRGMWGYAKIIIQEVIGAKPMQVTVHANGERITEQVLMAVFCNTREFGNGAVISPGSRPDDGLAEIRLVRKPPFFSMLKALWQIYTHRADDSKFIRNLVTTEATVVQDGTLAHLDGEPLDVGNDVRFRLEPGRLWVVV
- a CDS encoding DUF433 domain-containing protein, giving the protein MIHDPKELITVDQAILGGCPVFRGTRVPVGSLISHLEKGITVDEFLSDFPSVSKEQATSLLELVGALFSAEKITKLYEAAA